In Anaerolineales bacterium, the following proteins share a genomic window:
- a CDS encoding acyl-CoA dehydrogenase family protein codes for MPIEFESPKPITQAQFVLKTVAEEMMRPKSRYFDEHEHEIPWEYIEFMHSAMKAMGGNSLAPRENGNGHEKDADAAKEKRPPIGYQLIAAQMESLSWGDVGLYHCLPGGGLGAAAVYAAGTPEQRAKFLSRFKDDKPTFAAMCITEAGAGSDNSAIRTRAVLDEKTNEWVINGEKIFVTGGDKSFTEYEKLGRGFIVVWASIDPSAGRAGMRAFVVEGGTKGVKVVKLEHKMGIRVSDTAAISLVDARVPFENILGSPTVETNTAGFKKAMATFDATRPLVAATGVGVARAALEFLKEKLVENGIQIRYGLPRQKLTSIERDVIDMEIQLKSAWLMVIKAVWMADNKKPNALEASMSKVKSGDMTTKITQKVVEILGPLGYSREFLAEKWMRDAKITDIYEGTGQINRLVVARQILGYSGSELR; via the coding sequence ATGCCAATCGAATTTGAATCCCCTAAACCGATCACGCAGGCGCAGTTTGTGTTGAAGACTGTCGCTGAGGAAATGATGCGACCGAAGTCGCGTTACTTCGACGAGCACGAACACGAAATCCCCTGGGAATACATCGAGTTCATGCACTCCGCCATGAAAGCGATGGGCGGCAATTCGCTTGCGCCGCGCGAAAATGGAAACGGTCACGAAAAAGACGCGGACGCCGCAAAAGAAAAACGTCCGCCGATCGGTTATCAATTGATCGCCGCGCAGATGGAGTCGTTGTCGTGGGGCGACGTGGGCTTGTATCACTGCCTGCCAGGCGGCGGATTGGGCGCGGCGGCGGTCTATGCCGCAGGGACGCCTGAGCAACGTGCCAAATTTTTATCACGCTTCAAGGATGACAAGCCGACCTTTGCCGCGATGTGCATCACCGAAGCGGGCGCAGGCTCGGACAATTCCGCCATCCGCACGCGCGCCGTATTGGACGAAAAGACGAACGAGTGGGTCATCAACGGCGAGAAAATTTTTGTCACAGGTGGGGATAAATCTTTCACCGAATACGAAAAACTCGGACGAGGCTTCATCGTTGTGTGGGCGTCCATTGACCCGTCGGCGGGGAGGGCGGGGATGCGGGCGTTTGTCGTCGAGGGCGGGACGAAGGGCGTGAAGGTTGTGAAGTTGGAACATAAGATGGGCATCCGAGTCAGCGACACGGCGGCGATCTCGCTCGTGGACGCCCGCGTGCCGTTCGAGAATATCCTCGGCAGTCCCACCGTCGAAACGAACACGGCGGGATTCAAGAAGGCAATGGCGACGTTCGATGCGACTCGTCCGCTGGTCGCTGCAACAGGCGTAGGCGTGGCGAGAGCCGCTTTAGAGTTCCTGAAAGAGAAACTCGTCGAGAACGGAATCCAAATTCGTTATGGGTTGCCGCGCCAGAAGTTGACTTCGATCGAGCGCGACGTGATCGATATGGAAATTCAGTTGAAGTCGGCGTGGCTGATGGTCATCAAGGCGGTGTGGATGGCGGATAACAAAAAGCCGAACGCGCTCGAGGCATCGATGAGCAAGGTCAAGTCTGGCGATATGACGACGAAGATTACACAGAAAGTGGTCGAGATTTTGGGTCCGCTTGGGTATAGCCGCGAGTTCCTTGCTGAGAAGTGGATGCGCGACGCGAAGATCACGGATATCTATGAGGGGACGGGACAGATCAATCGTCTCGTGGTGGCGAGGCAGATTCTTGGGTATAGCGGGAGTGAGTTGAGGTAG
- a CDS encoding 3-hydroxyacyl-CoA dehydrogenase/enoyl-CoA hydratase family protein — protein sequence MKYQIHKAVVIGAGTMGAAIAAHLANAGVPVTLLDIASKDGDKNKIVNEGWVRCLKAKPANLMSAELKSLVRLGNLDDDFGAVAEADWIVEAIVENLKIKQELMKRIDEVRKPSAIVSTNTSGIPVRDIAEGRSKEFKKHFLGTHFFNPPRYLKLLEVIPTKDTDKAVVEFISWFGENRLGKGVVLCKDTPNFIGNRVAFGTGAFGMDFILKNDYTVDEVDAITGPLMGRPKTATFRLMDLVGIDVWDHVGRNLAPLIPHDKLGQEYLKSEAPNKLMSTLVERKWLGNKTKIGFYKEARGEDGKREFWSLDIKTLEHVAPTKPRFESVKAAKEVEGLGDRLKVLIEAEDKAGQLVKALTYQGFQYASSIIPEVADTVKPIDDAVRWGFMHEAGPFETWDMLGVRETVKRMKEAGYPAAKWVSAMLKNGVESFYQYKRSSPADKNGEKVGVYDAVKEKYVKLKMPEGVVALKGMKVVSQNTGATLRDMGDGVACLEFHTKMNSLDDDIMNMAVEAMGRLETDFDGLVIGNEGENFSAGANLFMMVVGAQQGMWDMLDGAVRKLQDMNMRMRYSPKPIVVAPVGLTLGGGCEITMHASRVVAAAETYIGLVELGVGVIPAGAGTKEMLRRIVNPVMRIENAEPLAALQKAFLQMGQAKVATSAEEARGMEILLPADRIVMNRSQLLAEAKKEVLHMVAAGYKPPAPESIYAAGRDALAALRIGAWMFKEGQYITQYDHHVASKLAYVMCGGELTRGQWVSEQYILDLEREAILSLFGEEKTQARMWSILQTGKPLRN from the coding sequence ATGAAATATCAAATTCACAAAGCAGTTGTCATCGGGGCAGGGACGATGGGGGCGGCGATTGCGGCGCATTTGGCGAACGCGGGCGTGCCTGTCACGTTGCTCGATATCGCTTCGAAGGATGGCGATAAGAATAAGATCGTCAACGAAGGCTGGGTGAGGTGTCTCAAAGCCAAGCCAGCGAATCTGATGTCTGCGGAGTTGAAGTCGTTGGTGAGGTTGGGGAATCTTGACGATGACTTCGGCGCGGTGGCGGAAGCGGATTGGATCGTCGAAGCGATTGTCGAGAACTTGAAGATTAAGCAGGAATTGATGAAGCGCATTGATGAAGTGCGAAAGCCTTCGGCGATCGTTTCAACCAACACGTCGGGGATTCCTGTGCGGGATATTGCTGAAGGGCGCTCGAAGGAATTCAAGAAGCACTTTCTCGGCACGCACTTCTTCAATCCGCCGAGGTATTTGAAGTTGCTGGAAGTTATCCCAACGAAAGATACCGACAAGGCAGTCGTTGAATTTATCTCGTGGTTTGGCGAGAATCGTCTGGGCAAAGGAGTTGTGTTGTGCAAAGACACGCCGAACTTCATCGGTAACCGCGTAGCGTTCGGCACAGGCGCGTTCGGCATGGACTTCATCCTCAAGAACGATTACACGGTTGATGAGGTGGATGCGATCACGGGTCCGCTGATGGGACGACCGAAAACGGCGACCTTCCGTTTGATGGACTTGGTCGGCATTGACGTATGGGATCACGTTGGGCGAAACCTTGCGCCGTTGATTCCGCACGACAAGTTGGGACAGGAATATCTCAAGTCTGAGGCGCCGAATAAGTTGATGTCGACTCTCGTCGAGCGCAAGTGGCTTGGGAACAAAACCAAAATCGGATTCTACAAGGAAGCGCGCGGTGAAGACGGCAAACGCGAGTTCTGGTCGTTGGATATAAAGACTCTCGAACACGTCGCGCCGACAAAGCCGAGATTCGAATCGGTCAAGGCGGCGAAAGAGGTCGAAGGGTTGGGAGACAGGTTGAAGGTCCTGATTGAAGCGGAAGACAAGGCGGGGCAACTGGTCAAAGCGTTGACGTATCAAGGCTTCCAGTACGCGTCGTCCATTATCCCCGAAGTTGCCGACACGGTGAAGCCGATTGACGACGCTGTCCGCTGGGGATTCATGCACGAAGCGGGTCCGTTCGAGACGTGGGATATGCTCGGGGTGCGCGAGACAGTCAAAAGGATGAAAGAAGCGGGTTATCCTGCGGCGAAGTGGGTGAGCGCGATGTTGAAGAACGGCGTCGAGTCGTTTTATCAATACAAGCGAAGCAGTCCTGCGGATAAAAATGGCGAGAAGGTCGGCGTGTATGACGCGGTGAAAGAAAAATATGTGAAGTTGAAAATGCCCGAGGGCGTTGTGGCGTTGAAGGGCATGAAGGTGGTTTCGCAAAACACGGGCGCGACGCTGCGTGATATGGGCGACGGCGTGGCGTGTTTGGAATTTCACACGAAGATGAATTCGCTCGACGACGACATTATGAATATGGCGGTCGAGGCGATGGGGCGACTCGAAACCGATTTCGATGGACTCGTCATTGGCAACGAAGGCGAAAATTTTAGCGCGGGCGCAAATTTGTTTATGATGGTGGTCGGCGCGCAGCAAGGCATGTGGGATATGCTCGACGGTGCGGTGCGAAAACTGCAAGACATGAACATGCGGATGCGTTATTCGCCGAAGCCAATCGTTGTTGCGCCTGTGGGTCTCACGCTCGGCGGCGGATGCGAGATCACGATGCACGCGTCACGCGTCGTTGCGGCGGCGGAAACATACATCGGGCTTGTCGAACTCGGCGTGGGAGTCATCCCTGCGGGCGCTGGCACGAAAGAAATGTTGCGGCGCATCGTCAACCCTGTGATGCGAATCGAAAACGCTGAGCCGCTTGCCGCTCTGCAAAAAGCGTTTTTGCAAATGGGTCAAGCCAAAGTTGCCACGAGCGCGGAGGAAGCGCGCGGCATGGAAATTCTTTTGCCCGCCGATCGCATCGTGATGAATCGCAGTCAATTGCTCGCAGAAGCGAAGAAGGAAGTTCTGCACATGGTCGCGGCGGGATACAAACCGCCCGCGCCCGAATCCATTTACGCGGCGGGACGAGACGCGCTTGCCGCACTCCGCATCGGCGCGTGGATGTTCAAGGAAGGTCAATACATCACGCAATACGATCATCACGTGGCAAGTAAACTCGCTTACGTGATGTGCGGCGGCGAACTCACGCGCGGTCAATGGGTGAGCGAGCAATATATTTTGGATCTCGAGCGTGAGGCGATTTTGTCGCTGTTCGGTGAAGAGAAAACGCAAGCGCGGATGTGGAGTATTTTGCAAACTGGAAAACCGTTAAGAAATTAG
- a CDS encoding acetyl-CoA C-acyltransferase, with amino-acid sequence MKDAVIVSAVRTPVGKAKRGGLATVRTDEMAASTIQALLKRTPNLDPAQIEDVVIGCAFPEGEQGLNMARMIALRAGLPDSVPAETINRYCASGVQSIAHVAYAIQSGQIEIGIAGGAESMTMVPMAGFKFSPNPYFAQDLPHYYTNMGLTAENVAVKYGVSREDQDEFALKSNQKAAKAVNSGLFDPELAPIDVEVVEMNGGEKPVKKNFTVNRDEGPRADTSIEALAKLKPAFKEGGMVTAGNSSQMSDGAAAVMVMSAEKATELGLKPLVRFVSFAVGGVPPELMGIGPVVAIPKALKIAGLSLNDIDLIELNEAFAAQSLAVIRTLEMDESKVNVNGGAIALGHPLGCTGSKLTTQLIYEMGRRKSKYGMVTMCIGGGMGAAAVFENLQN; translated from the coding sequence ATGAAAGACGCAGTAATTGTTTCCGCCGTTCGGACGCCTGTAGGCAAAGCAAAACGTGGAGGACTTGCCACGGTTCGCACCGACGAGATGGCTGCCTCGACCATTCAGGCTTTGCTCAAGCGGACACCGAATCTCGATCCCGCCCAGATCGAGGACGTGGTCATCGGCTGTGCCTTCCCCGAAGGCGAACAGGGACTCAACATGGCGCGTATGATCGCTTTACGCGCGGGGCTTCCCGACTCGGTCCCCGCTGAAACCATCAATCGCTATTGCGCTTCAGGCGTGCAGTCCATCGCGCATGTGGCGTATGCGATTCAATCGGGTCAAATTGAAATCGGCATCGCTGGAGGGGCAGAGTCCATGACGATGGTGCCGATGGCGGGATTCAAGTTTTCGCCGAATCCGTATTTTGCGCAAGACCTGCCGCACTATTACACCAATATGGGACTCACCGCCGAGAACGTCGCGGTCAAGTATGGAGTCAGCCGCGAGGATCAGGATGAGTTTGCTTTGAAGAGCAATCAGAAAGCGGCGAAGGCGGTCAACTCGGGTTTGTTTGATCCTGAGCTGGCTCCGATTGACGTGGAAGTTGTTGAAATGAACGGCGGCGAAAAACCCGTCAAAAAGAATTTCACCGTCAACCGCGATGAAGGTCCACGCGCGGACACGAGCATAGAAGCGCTCGCCAAACTCAAGCCAGCCTTCAAAGAGGGCGGCATGGTCACGGCGGGTAACTCGTCACAAATGTCCGATGGCGCGGCGGCGGTGATGGTCATGTCGGCGGAGAAGGCGACCGAGTTGGGACTCAAGCCGCTGGTGAGATTCGTCTCGTTTGCGGTGGGAGGCGTCCCGCCTGAGTTGATGGGAATCGGTCCCGTTGTGGCGATTCCGAAGGCGTTGAAAATCGCTGGCTTGTCCCTCAACGACATTGACCTGATAGAATTAAACGAAGCCTTTGCCGCGCAGTCGCTGGCGGTGATCCGCACGCTGGAGATGGACGAGAGCAAAGTCAACGTCAATGGCGGCGCGATCGCATTGGGACATCCGCTCGGATGCACAGGCTCGAAACTCACCACGCAACTCATCTATGAAATGGGTCGGCGCAAGTCCAAGTATGGCATGGTCACAATGTGCATCGGCGGCGGCATGGGCGCCGCGGCGGTGTTCGAGAATTTACAAAACTAA
- a CDS encoding SCP2 sterol-binding domain-containing protein gives MPLTVSQLMEKMPGAFLPEKAQGVNAVLHFKFTGAEAGEWNAKIADGKCEVKQGAPADKATMTLTADSSDYVKLFTGELDGMQAFMQGKLKLGGDLNLAMKMMQMFKIK, from the coding sequence ATGCCCCTCACAGTATCACAACTCATGGAAAAAATGCCTGGCGCGTTCTTGCCTGAAAAAGCGCAGGGCGTGAACGCCGTCCTGCACTTCAAGTTTACAGGCGCGGAAGCGGGTGAATGGAACGCCAAGATCGCCGACGGCAAGTGCGAGGTCAAGCAAGGCGCGCCTGCCGACAAAGCCACCATGACGCTCACCGCCGATTCGAGCGATTACGTCAAACTCTTCACGGGCGAATTGGACGGTATGCAAGCCTTCATGCAGGGCAAGCTCAAACTGGGCGGCGACCTGAACCTGGCGATGAAGATGATGCAGATGTTCAAGATCAAATGA
- a CDS encoding MBOAT family O-acyltransferase, translating to MLFNSFQFLVFFPVVTTLYFLLPHRFRWGLLLAASCYFYMAFIPKYILILFVTITVDYFAGIGLERAQGNKKKWILFASILANIGMLGFFKYFNFANDNLAALANFIGWNYPIADLSIILPIGLSFHTFQSLSYTIEVYRGHQKAERHYGYLALYVLFYPQLVAGPIERPQNILHQLHEEHRFEYQRVTDGLKWMAWGMFKKVVIADRMALFVNPIYDSPTSHHGPALVFATLAFAIQIYCDFSGYSDIAFGAAQVMGVRLMKNFQHPYFAKSISEFWRRWHISLSTWFRDYVYIPLGGSRAGARRTAINLFITFVVSGLWHGANWTFVIWGALHGIFVLLNHILEPYWTRLRKTGFATRFPSALDGLSLLSTFGLVCFAWIFFRASTLPDAFYIATHLFSGWSDFVSQSINLLQEGARTGFWGFENAVFASIRSLSELTRSEIVLSMLALCFLLYVELKQHREDFIERFNQKRPILRFVAYSLLITTILALGTSYTGVPQAFIYFQF from the coding sequence ATGCTCTTTAACTCGTTCCAGTTCCTCGTATTCTTCCCTGTTGTAACAACTTTATACTTTCTGCTCCCTCATCGCTTCCGTTGGGGATTGTTGCTTGCCGCCAGTTGCTATTTTTACATGGCGTTCATCCCCAAGTACATTTTGATTCTCTTCGTCACCATCACAGTGGATTACTTTGCAGGGATTGGACTCGAACGCGCGCAAGGAAACAAAAAGAAATGGATTTTGTTCGCTAGCATCCTTGCCAACATCGGGATGCTCGGCTTCTTTAAGTATTTCAACTTCGCCAATGACAACCTCGCCGCGCTTGCGAACTTCATCGGCTGGAACTATCCCATCGCAGACCTTTCGATCATCCTGCCCATCGGATTGTCGTTTCACACGTTCCAATCGTTGAGCTACACCATCGAAGTTTATCGCGGTCATCAAAAAGCCGAGCGGCACTACGGCTATCTCGCGCTGTACGTTTTGTTTTATCCGCAATTGGTCGCGGGTCCCATCGAACGTCCACAAAACATCCTGCATCAATTGCACGAAGAACATCGCTTCGAATATCAACGCGTCACCGACGGCTTGAAATGGATGGCATGGGGTATGTTCAAAAAAGTCGTCATCGCCGACCGCATGGCGCTGTTCGTCAACCCGATCTACGACTCGCCCACGAGTCACCACGGACCCGCGCTCGTTTTCGCCACCCTCGCATTTGCAATTCAAATTTATTGCGACTTTTCAGGCTATTCCGATATCGCTTTCGGCGCCGCGCAAGTCATGGGCGTCCGATTGATGAAAAATTTTCAACACCCCTACTTCGCAAAATCCATTTCGGAATTTTGGCGGCGCTGGCACATCTCCCTCTCCACGTGGTTCCGCGACTACGTCTACATTCCGCTCGGCGGCAGTCGTGCAGGCGCGCGCCGCACTGCCATCAACCTCTTCATCACCTTCGTCGTCAGCGGTCTCTGGCACGGCGCAAATTGGACATTCGTCATCTGGGGCGCCCTGCATGGAATTTTCGTTTTGCTGAATCACATCCTCGAGCCATACTGGACTCGCCTTCGTAAAACTGGATTCGCAACCCGATTCCCCTCCGCCTTAGATGGACTCTCGCTTCTTTCCACCTTCGGGCTGGTCTGCTTCGCCTGGATCTTTTTCCGCGCCTCGACCCTCCCCGACGCGTTCTACATCGCCACTCACCTCTTCAGCGGCTGGAGCGATTTCGTCAGCCAATCCATAAACCTCCTCCAAGAGGGAGCGCGCACGGGATTCTGGGGATTTGAAAACGCAGTGTTCGCTTCCATACGCAGTTTATCTGAACTGACGCGTTCTGAAATTGTATTGTCAATGCTTGCATTATGCTTCCTGCTTTATGTCGAACTCAAACAACATCGTGAAGATTTTATCGAGCGTTTCAACCAAAAGCGACCCATCCTCCGCTTTGTCGCTTATTCGCTCTTGATCACGACAATCCTAGCGCTGGGAACTTCGTACACTGGTGTCCCGCAAGCGTTCATTTACTTCCAATTCTAA
- a CDS encoding MFS transporter, translating into MDIPLLFTTRIVRLFCYGFLSVILALYLAEAGLTETQIGLLFTLTLIGDAVISLWLTTSADRWGRKKTLLVGALLMAGAGIGFVLTKNYFLLMLAAIFGVISPSGNEIGPFLSVEQASLTQLISNEKRTHFFAWYNLAGSFATATGALVSGWLAQSFQLSGSTTLESYRFVLIGYALGGVILLLLFANLSSNIEVATPHAVRSTKYSLGLHRSRNVVFKLSALFALDAFAGGLIVQSLLAYWFHVRFGADIALLGSIFFGANILAGISALLAVRIANKFGLVNTMVFTHIPSNILLMLVPLMPTLPLAIGILLIRFSISQMDVPTRQSYTMAVVAPDERSAASGVTAIARSVGASLSPVLTGLFFAIPALLSAPFFISGGLKIVYDLLLFREFRAVKPPEETSK; encoded by the coding sequence ATGGACATCCCCCTCCTCTTCACCACCCGAATCGTCCGCTTGTTCTGCTATGGGTTTCTCTCTGTCATCCTCGCGCTCTACCTCGCCGAGGCAGGACTCACCGAAACGCAGATCGGACTGCTGTTCACGCTCACGCTCATCGGCGACGCGGTCATTTCGCTGTGGCTGACAACATCCGCAGACCGATGGGGGCGAAAAAAAACTCTCCTCGTCGGCGCGTTACTCATGGCTGGGGCAGGCATTGGCTTTGTGCTGACAAAAAATTACTTCCTGCTCATGCTCGCGGCGATCTTTGGCGTCATCAGCCCGAGCGGCAACGAGATCGGACCATTCCTCTCGGTTGAACAGGCAAGCCTCACACAATTGATCTCAAACGAAAAACGGACGCATTTCTTCGCGTGGTACAACCTCGCTGGCTCATTCGCCACCGCCACTGGCGCGCTCGTCAGCGGATGGCTCGCCCAGTCCTTTCAACTCAGCGGCTCGACGACTCTCGAATCCTATCGCTTCGTGTTAATCGGCTACGCCCTCGGCGGAGTCATTTTGCTCCTCCTATTCGCCAATCTCTCATCAAACATCGAAGTCGCCACGCCTCACGCAGTACGCAGTACGAAGTACTCACTAGGTTTACACCGTTCTCGCAACGTCGTCTTCAAACTCTCCGCGCTGTTCGCCCTCGACGCGTTCGCGGGCGGCTTGATCGTGCAAAGCCTGCTCGCCTATTGGTTCCATGTCCGCTTCGGCGCGGACATCGCCCTGCTCGGCTCGATCTTCTTCGGCGCAAATATTCTGGCAGGCATTTCGGCTCTGCTCGCGGTTCGCATCGCCAACAAGTTCGGCTTGGTCAACACGATGGTCTTCACGCACATCCCCTCGAACATTTTGCTCATGCTCGTGCCGCTGATGCCGACGCTTCCCCTCGCCATTGGGATTCTCCTCATCCGCTTCAGCATTTCACAGATGGACGTGCCGACGCGTCAATCCTACACGATGGCTGTTGTCGCCCCCGACGAGCGCTCCGCCGCCTCGGGCGTTACCGCCATCGCGCGCTCCGTCGGCGCTTCCCTCTCCCCCGTATTAACAGGACTCTTCTTCGCCATCCCCGCGTTGCTCAGCGCGCCGTTCTTCATCAGCGGCGGGTTGAAAATTGTTTACGACCTGTTGTTGTTCCGCGAGTTCCGCGCCGTCAAGCCCCCTGAGGAAACGTCGAAGTAA
- a CDS encoding helicase C-terminal domain-containing protein: MNSIVAIDIETTGLSDERDAIIEIGAVKFKGHRVEDEWTSVINPGRHIPEFITGLTGISDAETRNAPKLRDVIHELEAFVGDAPLVGHNIRFDLGFIQKQAGILNYNEVIDTYELAAVLMPTASRYNLGSLGKQLGILLPATHRALDDAKVTMAAFNKLFELARELPLELVSEFVQQSEPIEWDARWVFQEVLQAKAKEGIKSKKVKQKEPARFDDSNFPPLDNPETPIPLNTDEVASVLEYGGPFSQYFESFEQRPEQVAMMRAVSDALSYGNHLMVEAGTGVGKSFAYLVPAALFAKQNNTRVIVSTNTINLQDQLVQRDLPNLSQALDLDFRFSILKGRSNYLCPRRLESLRHFGPKNADEMRVLAKILVWQMENQSGDRSELNLTGPTEREAWNRLSAEDDACTAETCITRMGGACPFHRAKSASQSAHVLVVNHALLLSDVATGSKVLPEYSHLIIDEGHHLESATTNALSFRLTQYDVDRMMKEVGGTNAGVLGRLLGETSDALRPSDFGLLQKKVSHATDMAFRIEQMSREFFRIVGEFAQLQREGQPQSNYAWQARVLPATRTLPLWDEVEMAWDATGETLRNLLNELSTIYKAAADLYAEGHDNLEDVMSEISNVSRRLTEAEANITGMIGKPVNGMVYWIEVQPNQNRLSLNAAPLSVATLVEKNIWHEKRSVILTSATLTTHGEFQYLRNTLGADEADEMQLGSPYDYESAALLYIANDIPEPNQNGYEQILNKTIMQTAKTTGGRMLVLFTSYAALKKTAKAITGPLAREDIYVYEQGDGASPNALLESFKATERAVLLGTKSFWEGVDVPGDSLSVVVLTKLPFDVPTDPLIAARSEMYEDSFNQYYLPEAILKFRQGFGRLIRTASDRGIVAILDRRVLTKQYGRLFLESLPRCTARQGPASNLPREAGNWLG, from the coding sequence ATGAACTCAATCGTAGCCATAGACATCGAAACAACGGGACTCAGCGACGAGCGCGACGCGATCATCGAGATCGGGGCGGTGAAATTCAAGGGACATCGCGTCGAAGATGAGTGGACATCGGTCATCAACCCCGGCAGGCACATCCCCGAATTCATCACGGGGCTGACAGGCATCAGCGACGCGGAGACGCGCAACGCGCCGAAACTGCGCGACGTCATCCACGAGTTGGAAGCGTTCGTCGGCGACGCGCCATTGGTGGGACACAACATCCGCTTCGATTTGGGATTCATCCAAAAACAGGCGGGGATACTTAACTACAACGAAGTCATTGACACGTACGAACTCGCCGCTGTATTGATGCCGACCGCAAGCCGCTATAACCTCGGCTCGCTCGGTAAACAACTGGGAATCTTATTGCCCGCCACCCACCGCGCCCTAGACGACGCCAAAGTGACCATGGCGGCGTTCAATAAATTATTCGAGTTGGCGCGCGAACTTCCGCTTGAATTGGTTTCGGAATTCGTCCAACAGAGCGAGCCGATTGAATGGGACGCGCGCTGGGTATTTCAGGAAGTTTTGCAAGCCAAAGCCAAAGAGGGGATCAAATCAAAGAAAGTCAAACAAAAGGAACCTGCGAGGTTCGATGATTCAAACTTCCCGCCGTTGGATAACCCTGAAACGCCGATTCCGCTCAACACGGACGAAGTCGCGTCGGTGCTTGAGTATGGCGGACCGTTCTCACAATATTTTGAATCATTCGAGCAGAGACCCGAACAAGTCGCGATGATGCGCGCGGTATCAGACGCGCTTTCTTATGGGAATCATCTGATGGTAGAGGCGGGAACAGGCGTCGGAAAAAGTTTCGCGTACCTCGTCCCTGCCGCGTTGTTCGCCAAACAGAACAATACGCGGGTTATTGTTTCAACGAACACGATTAACTTGCAAGATCAACTCGTACAGAGAGACCTACCGAATTTGAGTCAAGCGCTCGATCTTGATTTTCGTTTTTCGATTCTCAAAGGCCGTTCGAACTATCTCTGCCCGCGCCGACTGGAAAGCCTCCGTCATTTCGGACCGAAGAACGCGGACGAGATGCGCGTGCTGGCAAAAATTCTCGTGTGGCAGATGGAAAATCAAAGCGGGGATCGAAGCGAATTAAACCTCACGGGACCGACCGAGCGCGAGGCGTGGAATCGGCTGTCCGCCGAGGATGATGCGTGTACGGCTGAGACGTGCATCACGCGCATGGGCGGCGCGTGTCCGTTCCACCGCGCGAAGTCCGCCTCGCAATCCGCGCACGTGCTCGTCGTCAACCACGCGCTGCTTTTGTCCGACGTCGCCACGGGGAGCAAAGTCCTGCCCGAATATTCGCATCTCATCATTGACGAGGGACATCATCTTGAATCGGCGACGACGAACGCGCTATCGTTTCGATTGACTCAATACGATGTGGATCGCATGATGAAAGAGGTCGGCGGGACGAACGCGGGAGTCTTGGGGCGGCTCCTCGGCGAGACAAGCGATGCGCTTCGCCCCTCCGACTTCGGCCTGCTTCAGAAAAAGGTCAGCCACGCCACCGACATGGCGTTTCGTATCGAGCAGATGAGTCGCGAGTTCTTTCGCATCGTCGGCGAGTTTGCGCAACTACAACGCGAGGGACAGCCGCAATCGAATTACGCGTGGCAAGCGCGCGTGTTGCCCGCCACGCGGACGTTGCCGCTTTGGGACGAAGTCGAAATGGCGTGGGACGCGACAGGCGAGACGTTGCGAAACCTGCTCAACGAACTTTCTACAATTTACAAAGCCGCCGCAGACTTGTACGCGGAGGGACACGACAATCTCGAAGATGTGATGAGCGAGATCAGTAACGTGTCGCGTCGACTCACCGAAGCCGAAGCGAATATCACAGGCATGATCGGCAAACCCGTCAACGGCATGGTTTATTGGATCGAAGTCCAGCCGAATCAAAACCGTTTATCGCTGAACGCCGCGCCGTTGAGCGTCGCGACGCTGGTCGAAAAAAATATCTGGCACGAGAAACGCTCGGTGATTCTCACCTCCGCCACGTTGACCACGCACGGCGAATTTCAATATCTGCGAAACACCCTCGGCGCAGACGAAGCGGACGAGATGCAACTCGGTTCGCCGTACGATTACGAAAGCGCGGCGTTGCTCTACATCGCCAACGACATCCCCGAACCAAACCAGAACGGCTACGAACAGATCCTCAACAAGACCATTATGCAAACCGCTAAAACGACGGGTGGACGAATGCTCGTGTTATTCACGTCATATGCCGCGTTGAAGAAAACCGCGAAAGCCATCACGGGTCCGTTGGCGCGCGAGGATATTTACGTGTACGAACAAGGTGACGGCGCATCGCCGAACGCGTTGCTCGAATCGTTCAAAGCGACCGAGCGCGCGGTCTTGCTCGGCACAAAATCCTTTTGGGAAGGTGTAGACGTGCCAGGCGATTCGCTCTCCGTCGTCGTGCTGACCAAACTTCCCTTCGACGTTCCCACCGATCCGCTCATCGCGGCGCGCTCCGAAATGTACGAAGACTCGTTCAACCAATATTATTTACCCGAAGCGATTCTCAAGTTCCGCCAGGGATTCGGTCGCCTCATCCGCACCGCATCGGATCGAGGTATTGTTGCCATCCTCGACCGCCGCGTGTTGACAAAGCAATACGGCAGGCTGTTCCTCGAATCGCTTCCTCGTTGCACTGCGCGGCAAGGTCCCGCATCGAATTTACCGCGTGAGGCAGGGAATTGGTTGGGATAA